CATCGTTTTCGACTTTGGCGGCGTGCTGGCTACCGACACGGTTGTACGCCAGCGGCTGGCCGGCTTCGACAGGATGTTAGGGTGGGAAGCCGGCGCCCTCTACGAACGGCTGTATGGCGGCCACGCCTGGCGACAGGTCTCGACAGGGGCGTGGGATGTGGCTCAGTATTGGGCAGAGGCCGGGGCGCCCTACGAAGCGAAACTGCCGGCCGCCGTGCGGGATGAGTTCCGCCATTACCGCGATCCTTTCTTCGGCGAGCCGCTGGACCCGGACATGGTAACGCTGGCCTGGCAGCTCCGCGGGCGCTATCCTGTCGCCCTCCTCTCCAATGCCACGCCGCTCCTGGCCGACCGGCTGCAGGCAGAGCCTGACCTGCACGGCCTGTTCAGCGCCGTTGTCATCAGCGCCCTGGCCGGGGTGCGCAAACCCGAGGCGGGGGCCTTCGCACTCGTCTGCCGTCTGTTGGGCCTTTCCCCCGCGGCCTGTGTGATGATCGACGACAAGGAACGGAATACGACCGCCGCCAGCGCCGCCGGGATGCAGGCCATCCGCCATCTCGACGCCCAACGCACACGCGCGGCCCTAGCCGGGTTGGGAGTGGAAGGGCTTTGATCTATGGACGATCTGCTGGCCGGCTATCCGGTCATTCTTTCCTTCGACATCGCCTGGGGCGAGATGGATGCCTTTCGGCATGTCAACAACATCATCTACTTCCGCTATTTCGAGAGCGGGCGGGTGAAGTATCTGGATGACGCCGGCGCCATGGCCGAGATGGAGCGCAGTGGCATCGGCCCCATCCTCCACAGCATTGGCTGTCGCTTCCGCTTCCCACTCACCTACCCCGACCGCATCCACGTAGGTGTGCGCGTGACTGAGATGGGCGTCGATCGCTTCACCGTCCACCACCGCATCGTCAGCGACCGCCACGGTCGCATCGCCGCCGAAGGCGACGGCATCGTGGTGATGTTCGATTACAACCGTAACCAGAAGGCCCCGGTGCCCGCCTTCGTGCGCGAGGCCATCACCCGGCTGGAGGGGTGGAACACCGGGTGACGGCTGTGCAGCCGTCACCCGGCGGGCGTCATTTGCCCAGGCGTTTCTTTACACCCTTGCGGAAAGTGTAGAGCGGCAACATGACGGCGGTGGCCGCGTCCATGACTTTGACGCGGGCCTCCAATTGGGCGCGGCCGGCGGCCACGCGCATCTGCTGCATCCGCTCGCGCAAGACCTCGGAGATCGGCCAGTTCTCGACCAGGATCGGCTCGGCCTCGGCTTCGACCGACTGCCATTCCCAGGCGCAGGCGGCAAAGGTGAGGCCGGCGCCAAACGCCGCCATGACAATGCGGGCGCCAGGCTGGATGCGGCCATCGTCCAGGGCCTCGCACAGGGCCAGGGGCACCGAGGCGGCCGAGGTGTTGCCATAGCGGTCGATGTTGACGACCATCTTGCCGCGATCGACCCCCAGTCGCCGCGCCGCCAGGTCGATGATGCGGTCGTTGGCCTGATGAGGGATGATCAGATCGACCTGGTCGATGGTGAGACCGGCGTCGGCCACGACCTTGATCACCGAATCGGTGAGGACGCGGGCGGCAAATTTGAACACGCGCTGCCCATCCATGCGCAGCTTGTGTTTTTTCTGCGCCAGGGTTTCAGGAGTCAGTTCGACGACACAGCCGTAGCTGGGAACGATGAGGGCGTCGGCTTCACTGCCGTCCGAGCCGGTGACATGGCTGAGCAGGCCGCCGGGCTGTGTGCTCTGGCTGACGATCACCGCCCCGGCCCCGTCGCCGAAGAGAATGTTGGTGTTGCGGTCGCTCCAGTCCACGGCAAAGCTAAGTTTCTCGGCCCCCACCACCAGGATGTGGCGATACGCGCCCGTCTGGACGAACTGGGAAGCAGTGATGAGGCCGTAGACGAAGCCCGAACACCCGGCCACCAGCGTCATCGCCCCGGTCTTGGTTGCGCCCAGCCGGTCCTGTAGCAGGCTGGAGGCGGGGGGGCAGAAGTAATCGGGGGTGGAGGTGGCGAGGATGATGAGGTCGAGGTCGGCGGCTGTGATCTCGGCCTTTGCCAGCGCTCGTTGGGCGGCAATGACCGACATATCGACGGTGGTTTCGTCGGCTGCGGCCAGGCGTCGCTCGCGGATGCCGGTGCGACTGACGATCCATTCGTCGCTGGTATCCACCAGGGCGGCCAGTTCGTGATTGGTGAGCACGCGTTCAGGCACATACATGCCCCAACCGCTGATTTTGCTGTGGAAATGAGTCATGATTGGTCCTTGTGAACAAAAGTTACGCCGCCAGGGGCTGGTCGGTGGCGGCGGTCTGGCGGTTGCGCCGCCAATAGGCATAGGCGCCCACGCCCACCAGCGAGACAGTGCCGATGGCGGTGGCAGGAGCCAACCAACGCGAGCGCGCTGGCTGGCGTGGGGGCAGGCCCAGCGCCCGCTGTGTCTGCTGGCGCCGTGCTTCGGTCTCGAGCTGCTGGCCCAGGCTGGCGCGAAAAACCGGCGAGGGAGCGACAGGGCGGAGCAGGCGCCAGAGATCGTGCACCAGGCTGAACAATGCTGTCAAGATAGCCGGTGTGCCAGGCGCGTTTTCGATCAGGCCCGTCTTGGCCTCGCCTTGCTGCAACAGCGTCTGCAAATGGATGTCGAGAATGTCAGGGTAGGTGTAGGTGGTCATCTTCGCTCCCGTTGTCAGGCGGCATAAGCCACCACGCCCACTGTGCCGGGGCCGAGGTGAACGGCGACCGAAGTCGCCAGCGGCGTCAACCAGACTTCGCGGCAATTGACAGCCTGGCCAACCATGGAGGCGAGCAAGGCGGCGTCGGCGGGGGCGCGGGCGTGGACGACGGCCGCCCGGGCCGGCGCGCCGCCCAGACGGTCGGAAATCGTTTGCACCATGTGCGCAAGCGCCCGTTTGCGGCTGCGCACGCGTTCGCCGGCTGCCAGGGCGCCATCTTCCAGGGCGATGATGGGTTTGACATCCAACAGGGAAGCGATGGCCGAACCCAGGGCGCTGATGCGGCCGCTCATTTGGGCGTATTTCAGGGTGGCGGGCGTGAGGAGGATGTTCATGCCCTTGCGGATGGCGTCCAGCCGCGCCAGCATCTGCTCGATCGAGCGCCCGGCAGCCAGGGCTTCCAGCGTCTCAGCAGCCATGAAACCCAGCCCAGCCGAGCCACAGGCCGAATCGAAAGGATAGACGGGGATGGCATCCTTGACCATTTCGGCGGCCAGAACGGCCGACTGATAGGTGCCGCTCAGCCGGGCGGTGACGTGCATCGAGAGGATGGCGTCGAACTGCCCGCTCAGGCTGCGATAGAGATCGGCGAACTCGCCGGGGCTGGGTTGCGAAGTCTGGGGGATGTGGCGCTCGGCCTCGACGCGGGCGTAGAAGCTGGCCTCGTCGATGTCTACCCCTTCGCGAAAACTATCCTGCCCAAAACGAATGTGGATGGGGATGATGTGCAGCAGGTGGCGGTGCGGCCAGTCGAGGGGTGTGTCGCAGGTGGAATCGGCGACGATGGCGATGCGGTGGGGCATGGCTGGGTTAGTCGGACAGACGCTGGCAGAGGGTGGGAGATCAGCGGCCGGCGATGGGGTTCTACGGCTCCCCCAGATCGGAACGCAAAGACAGGAGCGTGCGGTGATAGAGGGATTTGATCGAGGATTCGGTGCGCCCCATGATCTGACCGATCTGGGCGTTGGGCATGTGCTCGACGAATTTGAGAATGAGCAGTTGTTGGCGGTCGGCCGGCAGACGGTGAATGGCCTGCAACAGTTCGGCCTGTGTTTCTCTGGCTTCGACCACGGGGCCGGGGCCAGGGCGCCGCACCCCGATCAGGGCCGGGTCTTCAAGGGGGACGGTGCGATGGCGGGCGTGGTGGCGATGCCAGTTGGCGACCAGGTTGTGGGCGATGCGGTAGAGCCAGGCAGAAAAAGGGGCGCCACGGTCTTCGTAAGCGGCCAGGTTGTCAAGGGCCTGAAAGAAGGTGCGCGCGGTCAGGTCTTCGGCCTCCTCATGGCTGCCCACCCGATAGTAGACATAGCTATAGATTCGGTCGACGTAGCGCTGATAGAGTTCACCAAATGCTTCCGGTTCGACTCTGGCTCGTTCGACAAGGTTGGCTTCGTTCAGGTGTTCGAGGGGACGCACAATTCATCCTGGGCGCCCGACGAGTGTCTGGCAACTGCCTGGTCTGGCAATTGTTTACTAGAACACCGCCGCGGCGGTCTGGTTGCGGTGGGAGGGCGCGAAACTGGGTGGAGATGGCGGGCCATTGTAGCACGGGCCAGAGCACCGACAAAGCGTTGGCATCGGCGACGCCCTTATGCTATGCTTCGGCGCCACTTTCACATCTGTCAGGTTTGTGGAACCTGACAGATGTCTTACTCTGTCAGGAGGCCGCTTTGACTTCAGATTCCACTTCCAACCGTGTGGTCATCACCGGTATGGGCGCCGTCAGCGCTCTGGGCAACGATGTTGCCACGACATGGGAGGGCATGCTGGCCGGGCGCAGCGGGGCTGTGCATCTGGCCGATGAGATCGACGATGTGCCCGCCCAGATTGCCTGCACCCTCAAGGACTTCCGACCCGAAGAACGTCTGTCGCCGCGGGAGGCGCGGCGCCTGGGGCGCCTGACCCTGATGGCGATGCTCACCGCCGAGGAGGCCATTGCCGCCGCAGGCATCGAATTGCCCGCAGAGGACCCGACCCGATTTGGGATTGAGGTTGGCAGCGCGTTCGGCGCCCTCGACATCGTCGAGGAGGAATCGTTCAAGATCCGCACCCGCGGGCCAAAGAGCCTGAACGTCATCCTGGCCCCGGCCGTGCTCGTCACCACCACGCCCTGCCATCTGGCCATCCGCTACGGCGCCCAGGGGCCGGTCAATTCGCCGGTGGCAGCCTGCGCCACGGGCGTGTTCAGCATCGGCGAGGCGGCGCGACGCATCCGGATGGGCGAGGCGGATGTCATGCTGGCGGGCGGCACCGACTCGTATCTGACGCCACTCTTGCGCACGGCTTTCAGCCGGCTGGGAGCGATGTCCACCCGCAACGACGAGCCACAGACCGCCTGCCGGCCCTTCGACCTCAACCGCGACGGCATGGTGGCCGGTGAAGGCGCCGTGACCCTGGTGCTGGAATCGTTGGCGCACGCCCAACGACGGGGCGCCACCATCCTGGCCGAGGTCTGCGGCCTGGGCTTCACCTCCGACGCCTATCACATGGCTGCGCCCGACCCAGAAGGAAGCGGC
The Caldilineales bacterium DNA segment above includes these coding regions:
- a CDS encoding HAD family phosphatase; the encoded protein is MIRAIVFDFGGVLATDTVVRQRLAGFDRMLGWEAGALYERLYGGHAWRQVSTGAWDVAQYWAEAGAPYEAKLPAAVRDEFRHYRDPFFGEPLDPDMVTLAWQLRGRYPVALLSNATPLLADRLQAEPDLHGLFSAVVISALAGVRKPEAGAFALVCRLLGLSPAACVMIDDKERNTTAASAAGMQAIRHLDAQRTRAALAGLGVEGL
- a CDS encoding acyl-CoA thioesterase translates to MDDLLAGYPVILSFDIAWGEMDAFRHVNNIIYFRYFESGRVKYLDDAGAMAEMERSGIGPILHSIGCRFRFPLTYPDRIHVGVRVTEMGVDRFTVHHRIVSDRHGRIAAEGDGIVVMFDYNRNQKAPVPAFVREAITRLEGWNTG
- a CDS encoding ketoacyl-ACP synthase III, giving the protein MTHFHSKISGWGMYVPERVLTNHELAALVDTSDEWIVSRTGIRERRLAAADETTVDMSVIAAQRALAKAEITAADLDLIILATSTPDYFCPPASSLLQDRLGATKTGAMTLVAGCSGFVYGLITASQFVQTGAYRHILVVGAEKLSFAVDWSDRNTNILFGDGAGAVIVSQSTQPGGLLSHVTGSDGSEADALIVPSYGCVVELTPETLAQKKHKLRMDGQRVFKFAARVLTDSVIKVVADAGLTIDQVDLIIPHQANDRIIDLAARRLGVDRGKMVVNIDRYGNTSAASVPLALCEALDDGRIQPGARIVMAAFGAGLTFAACAWEWQSVEAEAEPILVENWPISEVLRERMQQMRVAAGRAQLEARVKVMDAATAVMLPLYTFRKGVKKRLGK
- a CDS encoding DegV family protein; amino-acid sequence: MPHRIAIVADSTCDTPLDWPHRHLLHIIPIHIRFGQDSFREGVDIDEASFYARVEAERHIPQTSQPSPGEFADLYRSLSGQFDAILSMHVTARLSGTYQSAVLAAEMVKDAIPVYPFDSACGSAGLGFMAAETLEALAAGRSIEQMLARLDAIRKGMNILLTPATLKYAQMSGRISALGSAIASLLDVKPIIALEDGALAAGERVRSRKRALAHMVQTISDRLGGAPARAAVVHARAPADAALLASMVGQAVNCREVWLTPLATSVAVHLGPGTVGVVAYAA
- a CDS encoding sigma-70 family RNA polymerase sigma factor — protein: MRPLEHLNEANLVERARVEPEAFGELYQRYVDRIYSYVYYRVGSHEEAEDLTARTFFQALDNLAAYEDRGAPFSAWLYRIAHNLVANWHRHHARHRTVPLEDPALIGVRRPGPGPVVEARETQAELLQAIHRLPADRQQLLILKFVEHMPNAQIGQIMGRTESSIKSLYHRTLLSLRSDLGEP
- a CDS encoding beta-ketoacyl-[acyl-carrier-protein] synthase family protein translates to MTSDSTSNRVVITGMGAVSALGNDVATTWEGMLAGRSGAVHLADEIDDVPAQIACTLKDFRPEERLSPREARRLGRLTLMAMLTAEEAIAAAGIELPAEDPTRFGIEVGSAFGALDIVEEESFKIRTRGPKSLNVILAPAVLVTTTPCHLAIRYGAQGPVNSPVAACATGVFSIGEAARRIRMGEADVMLAGGTDSYLTPLLRTAFSRLGAMSTRNDEPQTACRPFDLNRDGMVAGEGAVTLVLESLAHAQRRGATILAEVCGLGFTSDAYHMAAPDPEGSGAARAMQMALRQSALRAEDIDYVAAHGTGTKLNDASETKAMKRALGEHAYALPVVSIKPMIGHTMGAAGAFGVLTIVQAIRTGWVPPTINYETPDPECDLDYAPNSARQVHVDAGMANAFGFGGQNASLIVRRFEA